TTGTTCAATCCAAATAAATGTAATCATATGTCATTCAGATTGTTGATTAGTGTGCAAAAGAAATTAGTGAAACTTTAAGATTAGGAGGcgaacttataaaaataatgaatgcaatTCTAAGCAGTAATTGTTTTTGCATAGTTCTTCTATAAATCAAGctgtatttcatttaattcagttaattattttaaacgtctAAATTTACAGTAACACATCATTATTCTACTTGTAAAACCCTGttcataaactaatttttatttatatgaaacagCTACGCATTATTTACAGTAACACATTATTATTCTACTTATGAAACCttgttcaaaaacaaatttttatttatatgaaacagCTACGCATTATTTACAGTAACACATTATTATTCTACTTATAAAATCTTGttcataaactaatttttatttatataaagcaGCTACACATTATTCACAGTAACACATTATTATTCTACTTATAAAACCTTGttcataaactaatttttatttatataaaacagcTACACATTATTTACAGCAACACATTATTATTCTACTTATAAAACCTTGTtcgtaaactaatttttatttgcataaaacagcttttaaaattattttccggATTTGGAGCTCAATTTTTTCCTTAGCATATAATATGAAACAGACAAAGAACTGAAATAGAATGTTTCCGATTCTTATCTGAATAAATAACGGGAGGtttctctcaaatattaatattctacCGGAAACAACTCCACCCAAAACTCTTCCTTATCACAAAACAACatcgttttatttttaccttcaaCGAATGTCACTACATCCCCCGTCATTTAGAACGGCCACATTCAGACGATTTTAATGGCATTTAAGAATCAACTCAACTCGGGCTCGTAAGACGTTCTTTTCCTAACTGAACATTCACAAGTTTTGACACATATTGCATTTAGTTTTTCAGAGCAATTccataagagaaaaataaaactatcgaAATCGAATATAACATAAATGTATGATCATTCCGAAATCATTGATTACCCGGATGACGTTGACATTTTAAACGACATGATGAGGACTGATTCGTGCTtgaaaatgcttgaaaattCGTCCATTCCGGCACTTTCGAGAATCGGACAATCGAAAACGGCGAAGAAGAGGCTTTTTTGGATTTTCATTTTCGTGGCCTGTTTGTGCGGCGGCTGTTACGAAACCTATAGCTTCTTGCACCTTTACTTTCAATATCCGGTGCTCATAGACATCGGGGTGGTGCAGCAGGAGAGAGGCACTCAATTCCCAGCCGTCACCGTCTGCAATCTCAACAATGTCATGTCCTATCACGCTCAGTGCGTGTTCGAAAATACACGCTGGCAGAACTGCAAAAGTGTTAAATACAGACGACCCGGTCACCGCCTACTCAACACACTCAGGAGAAAGTACAGAAATTGGTGGAAGCAACTCAGTGAAGACGATTCACAAAAAACTCAACATTTCGTGAAAAATTATCTCAGCTTGGACAGCGAGAATCGAGGACGTTACGGTCACCGCCTCGAAGACACCCTTCGGAAATGCACCTTCCAATCGAAAGCGTGTGACGAATCGCATTTCACCCCCCATGTCTCATTGCAATTCGGAAATTGCTTTACCTTTAAAACTGACGAGAACGATCCTCTCCTCGGAGGGGGGCTGGAGCTTCATTTAAATGTTCAAGAGCAAGATTATGTACCCTTCACCGCTGAAACAGGATTCCGAGTGACGATTCATGACCCGGAGGACGATCCCAATCCTGAGGAAACAGGGTTCAATGTCAGTCCTGGCTCTGAAGCACTGGTTAGGCTGGTGAAAAGTACACTGTACAGATTGCCATCCCCGTACAGGGATCATTGCAAGGATTATCAGGACGAACTTAACAGTCCAAacgataaaattttcagaaaacttaGCGAAACAGGAATGATTGACCAGAGCAGCCAAGAAGACCCGAGagaaaacttcaaaactaaatatCTTGTGGATAATTATTTCACGATGACCAGGAGTAACGAAAATGTGACAAAGAACAGTAATCAGTTTTCTGTGAATAATCTCAGGATTATCTGTAATCAGTTAGAGAAAAACAGCACGACTGCAGAAAAATACAACAGGATGAGTCATCAGGGTTCAAATCATATTCTAAACGACAGTATTATTAAACTGAAAGAAGACGATAATAGAGACAACGAAGCTTTCAGCCCGATGCATCTCGTGGAAAACAACGTGAAAGCAAGCAGCCAGACAGACTGCATACGTGaatgtatgttaaaatacaGTTTGAAAAAGTGTTCTTGCGTGGATCCCTTCCTGCCACATACTGGATTTCCGCCTTGTGAATTGAAAAACGAAACGCAAATGACCTGCTTGGATAATTCAGTGGATGACTTAGAAAAGAGTGGTTTGCCCTGTGATTGTCCATTGCCTTGTTTAAGTACCTGGTACAATCACAAAGTCTTTTCATCTAGATTGTATTCCAGTGGATGGCAACAGCCGTCTCTGTTGAGCTCTGAGGATTTTGAATCGTTTCTGAATTTCTCTGGAAAGAAACGGGGAAGTTCCTCCGTGGACGATCGAGTGATACTTCGAGTGTCTTTTCAGAGTCATGATCACGTGATCTATAAACAGAGAGCAATGTTTTCCGATTCTGAATTATTCGCACATGTCGGAGGAAGTTTGAGCTTGTGGTTGGGACTTTCCCTGGTTTCTTTAGTGGAATTCGTAGATCGTTTTATTCTAGTGTGTAAACTGCGCACGAGTAAGAGACGccataattatatttgaatatatgaacggtttgcaataatttaaactttaatctgAATCATACCCACCACagtgaaaataagaatatagTATAAAGAAGGAAATTGTTCGATTTTgattatattcatgattaaataaTACTGGTAAATAATACTTGCTTGATTGAATAATGCTGGTTTCTTTAGTAGAATTCGTAAATCCTTTTATTCTAGTGTGTGAGCTGCGCATGAGTAAGAAACAcgttaattatatttgaatttatgaacggTTTGCaatcatttaaactttaatttgaattataccCACCacagtaaaaataagaatttaataaagaaactgttcgattttgattatattcatgattaaataaatattttcagcttGAAAGAAAtgggaaaaacaatttaaagtctttgtattaattactttttgacaCATAACAGATACTTATATTGAAatggattctttttttaaaaattaaataaaaacttaaacgaCACAcgagaataataataaacgtCATTAAAACCAAAAGAATTCTTgagaagaaaatttgttttgattgaattaaattagCTAAACTATTTCACATCATAGGTTTGAATTTTTATGGATTTCAATgcatatacattaacaaaaatcTACCAGGCatcttaattacatttttttttaaaaattccaataaaaatgcaGATGTGATAcaaaaagattttcatttttcggaaaaaaaactaaaaattctgtctgatatgtgttttttttattcaattcctactattagttcacactcttgttcaaattttcagtcgttcataaaatacttttcattcatcctctcaagtttaaattttcttttttgtaaaacttgTAGTGGGCAACACTCGATGTTTacacagttttttcaaatattaattctttcattaaataaacatgtgcgaaaaacgaaatgcaattttttgatGGGTTAAGCGTtggtcattgttttaaattttaccttaagCGATTCAGTTTATCacctattttaaagataacatcagtgatcatttccaacttatagctctatttgagcaacaaaaaaaaaagtttattgagcacttttataaatatttaagtattttatattctctgtgtcagataaattcaatacaGAACATGACGTGGTATCACGTGTGGTCCACGTCACCATGTTTATACTTTTATAGGTGTCCGATACCACAAGCTAGTAGGCTAAAGAAATAATGACatacacaaatatttacaaaacagatttttaaattaatatatgatGCAATGGATGATGcaatagtaatattaattttttgcccCCCATTCTGCTTTTCTCACgattgatgtttcttctttttaaatgctGTTCCTTTCCCCTCTTTACTTTGTCTCTTCCCCTCTCTTTCTCTCGGAATATTTAAAGAGTCTTTCTTTTATCTTATACCGAAGAAGAAGATTCGGTAATCTATTGGTGTTcctttgcaaaagaaaaaataagtaaattgagTAAATACATCactaaaaatccaaaaatgcatattaaacaaatggttaatattttttactggagtgatttgtaatttttaaatcttagatGAAGTTAATTTGTTacagtttgttttatttcaaactctAAGTATCTACATTccatactaatttaaaaacaaaactaaacaacaataacttcaattattattattatattagttcaatctgtattaaaaaaaaaagaaaaaaaatctccccctaataatatatttattttctaaaaaacataaataaaactccTACCAAATGACACTATTTTACAtgcatattaaaagaaaaatgagaaaaatagattctttcaatttcaattaaattatgacattttattttcttcatttttctgttAAAGCAACTACTTATCTACCCACAAAACGTTATCCTAGTGatgctaattttaatctattaacTGGGGTTCACGCAACTAAACCAAGGGGTCTAATAGTTTTTCTGCAATAATAGCTGCCAGATTacagttatatataaaaatgaattagatACTTGCAGAATGAATAAGGCAGTTGTACGGAACCCAAAAGCGTAAACGAAGTATTTTTCATGCagacaaaatgttattttataaattaaaataagcaagttCATTATCAATGCCTTGATGGCCCAGGGTGGaccttggccttctcaagaagtttttttcagGCTAGCCTTTTTTCCTGTTagtgttttccagtttttaagaCCAACAGGTCTCTTTCTAGGTCATCTATTCATCTCGAATTCGGCCTGCCTCTCTTTCGTGTGCCAACTGGTCTGGACCGTACCACAAAAACTCATTTTGTGGTATGGTCTTCGTCCATTCTGATAACGTGGCCtgcccattttattctttgtcgtttaataaaattaataaaatgacagGTTCATTACAGGAGTGATAAAACTCTAAATTTGTTCTTCTAAGCCagacaccattttttttttttttttttaattcctcctCTAAAAATAGTTCTCAAGACTTTTCTCTCAAAGAAAATATGcaagtaaataagaaataagaaaataagcaaGTTAATGacaaaagtcttattttttttctcattaaaatatgaaacagtaTACACTGTTACAGtaagcatgaaaaattttaacactatttaaagaaatataaattttatcctcagtttcattttttagttaatagaTCGAGAAATTGAAAAGAGGCAGTTGTTAAGAACGCCTTCAAGATTTCTTTCGGAAttgaaaaatcgttttaatgtttttcatctCCCCTTCTTTAAGCGTGTTTCGTTAAATTTGAtagcagattttttaaaaaaaaaaacttgaaactaaTTTGCTATCCTGAGAtgtttttgatttcaattcaatGGGATAAGagcaatacttttatttcgCCCAAATTATCTTGATTTTGTGTGGTTTAATAATTACCCTCAAATAGGACCAGGAAAATAAGTTATTAGTAGGAAGGTTAAAAGCAGATTTTTCTgcttaaaacaaaacaagagaGGGTGGAtagttttaagataaaatagtGGGTTTAATAGTGGGCTAAAGCACCGATTAAAGAACAGTGAGTTCACCTACTGATGTAAGGAGAGTGggtttaagttttaaacaaaatagagtgaattataaaaatgggTCAAATAATAGTGGGTTAGAGAACCGATTAAAGGAGAGTGGGTTCGAGTACCGATGTAAAGATAGAGGGATATAAAATGGGTCAAATGATAGTGGGTTGGAGAACCGATTAAAGGAGAGTGGGTTTGAGTACCGATGTAAAGATAGAGGGATATAAAATGGGTAAAANAACTACTCTCCCcacagaattataaatattgatctAATGATAGCACCGATTAAAGGAGAGTGGGTTCGAGTACCGATGTAAAGATAGTGAattcaagttttaaacaaaagagaGTGGATTATGAAAATTGATCACATGATTGTGGATTCAATCACCGATTAGAGGAGAGAGAGAGTACCGACATAAAGATAGTGGGTTcaagtttgaaacaaaaattcatgGGTTAGAAAAATTGATCAAATGATAGTGAGTTCAAGCACCGATTTAAGGAGAGTGAGTTCGAGTACCGAAGTAAATATAGTGGGTTCAAGTTTTGAACTAAAAGGAGTTGATTGTCGAAATTATCAAATGATAGCAGGTTTAAGCGCCGATTAGATTATAGTGGGTGCGAGTACCTATGTAAACAGGGTGGGttcaagttttaaacaaaagagagtggattacaaaaaatatggaaataaattaatcaaaagagagtggttttttaaaaactgatcaAATGATCGAGTATCGATGTAAATGTAGAGGGTTATAAAAATCGATCAAATGATTGTGGGTGCAAGAACTGATTAAAAGAGAGTGGGCTCGAGTATCCTAATTCAAGCATAAAATCACGTTTCCCGTATATCATCTGTAAGAGGGGACCATACCCCCAATTAacccatttttgttttgtttattccCAACTGTTTCATACTTTTCGATTCTAACGAGTGTTAAGCACGATCATCACGTGTGTATCACAATCGTTAAATAGTTAtctgttttgtattgtatttatactatcaaatttcattaaaatcgcaGCAGTAGTTCTAGAGAAAATCAACCCattctgcaaattctcttaatttctgacaccagtgcatatatatatatatatatatatacaataatatACNNNNNNNNNNNNNNNNNNNNNNNNNNNNNNNNNNNNNNNNNNNNNNNNNNNNNNNNNNNNNNNNNNNNNNNNNNNNNNNNNNNNNNNNNNNNNNNNNNNNNNNNNNNNNNNNNNNNNNNNNNNNNNNNNNNNNNNNNNNNNNNNNNNNNNNNNNNNNNNNNNNNNNNNNNNNNNNNNNNNNNNNNNNNNNNNNNNNNNNNNNNNNNgtgattctaaaaagataggaaaaattttaggaagtgatagtacacacccagacaaacaatttttatcaaagaatgcatggtcgaaaacaaagcGCAAAACCGCGAGAGGGtgtcaaagtttatgttcttatatgaggcaaaaacacacaaagagcgatgaagttaagttataaaagcaaatttaatggcatgtgattacaatatgtgttcaaaacagtggccaGCAGCTGCTATGCATGcagtacaacggcgaagaaaagatagggcatatcacgaactttccctgcagcggccgaaagcttggcA
Above is a window of Parasteatoda tepidariorum isolate YZ-2023 chromosome 5, CAS_Ptep_4.0, whole genome shotgun sequence DNA encoding:
- the LOC107447272 gene encoding uncharacterized protein, with protein sequence MGKVNGHYFRNVLDNNRVVDISNKNARRMFAFEDEKKLENSSANSREEIHTLKVSAVGSFPQNYDTRLRRISQEKSTKNDETEEADLKSLTTTFFKKSSIYALNQIGNSRTTRRKVFWALILIGGLIGCGSQIYRYLSAYYLYPVVVNIDSKSVFNQHFPAVTVCNLNNVRRQYQPCLWQKLNYKECNITLFDEEFGPEFTEQMELPPCLDDRNIRLADEIKHQIKFTNLYSSVDGESRMHYGHQPEDMIKSCSFNGEECSYRQFTIHSDDVFGNCYSFNQVSGDKEPRRTAFVGPNSGLTLEMDVQSADYSWLTRSVGARIVIHDPYQEPFPQEQGINVAPGFETILGLSKSSMVRLPDPYKDHCKAYERNNSQKQCNMACFEERIAEHCSCYVKRKTNETDRYCDFTNGADFCCVHDAKVEEGGSCSCPLECESSHYNVKISSAIWPLTSKNVGSDLPIEEIRENMLKVKVYFDTLEQLIYQQKAMFDDAEVLSQIGGQMGLWLGLSLAAMFECVENVVLLWYYKNKYDHSEIIDYPDDVDILNDMMRTDSCLKMLENSSIPALSRIGQSKTAKKRLFWIFIFVACLCGGCYETYSFLHLYFQYPVLIDIGVVQQERGTQFPAVTVCNLNNVMSYHAQCVFENTRWQNCKSVKYRRPGHRLLNTLRRKYRNWWKQLSEDDSQKTQHFVKNYLSLDSENRGRYGHRLEDTLRKCTFQSKACDESHFTPHVSLQFGNCFTFKTDENDPLLGGGLELHLNVQEQDYVPFTAETGFRVTIHDPEDDPNPEETGFNVSPGSEALVRLVKSTLYRLPSPYRDHCKDYQDELNSPNDKIFRKLSETGMIDQSSQEDPRENFKTKYLVDNYFTMTRSNENVTKNSNQFSVNNLRIICNQLEKNSTTAEKYNRMSHQGSNHILNDSIIKLKEDDNRDNEAFSPMHLVENNVKASSQTDCIRECMLKYSLKKCSCVDPFLPHTGFPPCELKNETQMTCLDNSVDDLEKSGLPCDCPLPCLSTWYNHKVFSSRLYSSGWQQPSLLSSEDFESFLNFSGKKRGSSSVDDRVILRVSFQSHDHVIYKQRAMFSDSELFAHVGGSLSLWLGLSLVSLVEFVDRFILVCKLRTSKRRHNYI